The Dehalococcoidia bacterium genome has a segment encoding these proteins:
- a CDS encoding aminotransferase class V-fold PLP-dependent enzyme produces MNPSEVRSLFPVMEQRAYIFSGGIAPHSTLSLAAVERFNALLTNDPGELYRRYREEFDIVRKLFADLIGAEVDEVAVVDCTGTGSNLAVDMIDPVPGSNVVFDESAYPSAAYPWMLPPRSHVELRFVEGRDGIIHLEDMAEAIDENTIAVSVSHVSQESGFKHDLKALTEVAHAHGAALCVDAMQSAGALDFDVHDEGVDFLATGAMKWLLGSAGVGFLYVSRDHLDKMPPHAGGPGAQPDDRPWGQREFVPRPGADRFHVGMPNLIGLAATRPGLEVLHQVGMDVVEAHVLDLSGYCISQLLERGLNVTTPEPAQYRAGIVSIDMGDQRSSQAADEFLTARGVDGYHHQNVLRVDPHIFNNRGDIDRFLSELDSYLSQH; encoded by the coding sequence GTGAATCCCTCCGAGGTACGTAGTCTGTTCCCGGTCATGGAGCAGCGGGCATACATATTCAGCGGCGGAATCGCCCCCCACTCCACATTGAGCCTCGCTGCAGTCGAGCGGTTTAACGCTCTCCTGACCAACGATCCCGGCGAGCTATACAGGCGCTACCGGGAGGAGTTCGACATTGTCCGCAAGCTCTTCGCGGACCTCATAGGCGCCGAAGTCGATGAAGTCGCAGTCGTGGACTGCACCGGCACAGGTTCCAACTTGGCGGTCGATATGATCGACCCCGTCCCCGGCAGCAACGTTGTATTCGACGAGTCTGCCTATCCATCCGCTGCCTACCCATGGATGCTGCCGCCCCGATCGCACGTTGAGCTTCGGTTCGTCGAGGGACGTGACGGCATCATCCACTTGGAAGACATGGCAGAGGCCATTGACGAAAACACCATTGCGGTAAGCGTGTCGCACGTGTCCCAGGAGTCGGGATTCAAGCACGACCTGAAGGCGCTCACCGAAGTGGCCCACGCTCATGGCGCTGCGCTGTGCGTCGACGCCATGCAGTCAGCGGGCGCGCTGGACTTCGATGTACATGACGAGGGAGTCGATTTCCTGGCTACAGGAGCAATGAAGTGGCTGCTGGGATCGGCCGGAGTAGGATTTCTCTACGTCAGTAGAGACCACCTCGACAAGATGCCCCCTCATGCAGGCGGTCCGGGCGCGCAGCCCGACGACCGTCCTTGGGGACAGCGCGAGTTCGTTCCGCGTCCTGGGGCAGACAGGTTCCATGTTGGTATGCCGAACCTGATCGGCCTGGCGGCAACCAGACCAGGCCTGGAGGTCCTCCACCAGGTAGGGATGGACGTCGTGGAGGCTCATGTACTGGACCTTTCCGGATACTGCATTTCCCAGCTCCTTGAGAGAGGCCTCAATGTCACAACGCCGGAGCCTGCGCAATACAGGGCGGGGATCGTCTCTATTGATATGGGAGACCAAAGAAGCTCTCAGGCAGCCGACGAGTTCCTGACTGCCCGTGGTGTTGACGGATACCATCATCAGAACGTCTTGAGGGTGGATCCTCACATCTTCAACAACCGTGGCGACATAGACCGTTTCTTAAGTGAGCTGGACTCGTATCTTTCTCAACACTAG
- a CDS encoding phosphotriesterase, which yields MANEVMTVTGPISAADLGFTLVHEHIFLDLMPDAWVGPNYMNDPVLAEMELMRYKNAGGVTLVDQTSGGLRENDHNLLYDDDLNHLKHADAIRDMSEKTGLNILLGCGWYRETYYEQRLWRMHTNDIADEIIKDVTQGIDGTDVRAGFIGEIGAHFNWLSAIEERVLRAAGRAQVETGVALGTHATRGPQGLDQLDVLEQEGVDLSRVVVAHSGSYPRHQYHAEIARRGAYISFDRMGGLKTGIEYERQRTLNHIKWIIDEGLIDNLIFSHDVCYNTDYTIYGGGGYDFLSTQGLAVLGEELGLTAEQFNMIMVDNPRRLLTGEDS from the coding sequence TTGGCGAATGAAGTAATGACAGTTACAGGACCGATCTCGGCTGCCGACCTTGGATTCACTCTAGTTCACGAGCACATCTTTTTGGACCTCATGCCGGACGCATGGGTCGGCCCCAACTACATGAATGACCCCGTCCTGGCTGAGATGGAGCTGATGCGCTACAAGAATGCCGGGGGCGTGACGCTGGTTGACCAGACATCCGGGGGCCTCAGGGAGAACGATCACAACCTGTTGTACGACGACGACCTCAATCATCTCAAACATGCGGATGCCATCAGAGACATGTCTGAGAAGACGGGGCTGAACATCCTTCTGGGTTGCGGATGGTACCGAGAGACTTACTACGAGCAGCGTCTCTGGAGGATGCACACCAACGACATCGCCGATGAAATCATCAAGGACGTGACTCAAGGAATCGACGGCACTGACGTACGGGCCGGGTTCATCGGGGAGATCGGAGCACACTTCAACTGGCTGTCGGCAATCGAGGAGCGAGTGCTTAGAGCAGCCGGCAGGGCACAGGTTGAAACCGGAGTAGCGCTCGGCACTCACGCGACCCGCGGTCCGCAGGGACTGGACCAGCTAGACGTCCTGGAACAAGAGGGGGTGGACCTCAGCCGGGTAGTCGTGGCCCACTCGGGCAGCTACCCGCGACACCAGTACCATGCAGAGATCGCCCGCAGGGGCGCTTACATCTCCTTCGACCGGATGGGAGGTCTGAAGACAGGCATTGAGTACGAACGTCAGAGGACGTTGAACCATATCAAGTGGATCATTGACGAGGGCCTAATTGACAACCTGATCTTCTCGCACGATGTCTGCTACAACACCGACTACACGATCTACGGCGGTGGAGGCTACGACTTCCTGTCCACGCAGGGACTAGCTGTACTTGGAGAAGAGCTCGGGCTCACTGCAGAGCAGTTCAATATGATCATGGTGGACAACCCCCGCAGGCTGCTTACAGGCGAGGACTCCTAG
- a CDS encoding SDR family oxidoreductase, producing the protein MRLGGRVALVTGAAMGVCGEPMGMGGAIAWLFAQEGAKVALSDLNETMGQRSAEQLRNRGYSAIFVHLDVTSEENWIRAIRETVSAFGRLDILVNCAGNVVPGDIESSTVETWDSLMAVHAKGPFLRTKHAIPEMRKVGGGSIVNVSSIDGLVGTKIGAGYPAGKAASRLFSKSAAIQHAHENIRVNSVHPGYVETPLSRSIVDWPDGPTPDELRARRIDRVPMKREASPRELAYAILYLASDESSYVTGSELVVDGGFYAQ; encoded by the coding sequence TTGAGGTTGGGCGGTAGGGTCGCTCTAGTCACCGGCGCCGCCATGGGGGTCTGCGGTGAACCTATGGGAATGGGCGGTGCTATCGCGTGGCTGTTCGCACAGGAAGGTGCGAAGGTCGCGCTCTCCGATCTGAACGAAACGATGGGACAGAGGTCTGCCGAGCAGCTCCGCAATCGAGGCTACTCGGCCATCTTCGTCCATCTGGACGTGACCAGCGAAGAGAACTGGATTCGAGCCATTCGTGAGACCGTGTCCGCCTTCGGCAGGCTGGATATACTTGTCAACTGCGCCGGGAATGTGGTTCCGGGAGACATCGAGTCCTCGACTGTCGAGACTTGGGACAGCTTGATGGCGGTTCACGCCAAAGGACCTTTCCTGCGAACCAAGCACGCAATTCCCGAAATGCGCAAAGTTGGAGGCGGTTCTATCGTCAACGTATCGTCGATTGACGGTCTGGTCGGCACTAAAATCGGGGCAGGATACCCTGCCGGAAAGGCGGCCAGTCGCCTGTTCAGCAAGTCGGCCGCAATTCAACATGCTCATGAGAATATCAGGGTGAACTCGGTCCACCCGGGATACGTCGAAACGCCGCTGAGCAGGAGCATTGTCGACTGGCCTGACGGGCCGACACCGGATGAGCTAAGAGCCAGGAGAATCGACAGGGTTCCCATGAAGCGAGAGGCATCTCCAAGGGAGTTGGCCTACGCGATCTTGTATCTGGCCTCTGACGAATCGTCCTACGTAACGGGCTCCGAACTGGTGGTGGACGGAGGATTCTACGCCCAGTAA
- a CDS encoding Gfo/Idh/MocA family oxidoreductase, whose amino-acid sequence MADKARIGIVGCGDHQQGALMPQLATLQSAELVACADIDEVAAVTASNEFGFERPYLDYQDMLETEQLDGVMITTPHHLLKTAAIDAIESGCNVFIEKPMGVSVEDALQIREAAKKAGVSVMVGYCLRYAEGRRIMKSLIDSGAIGDITTINAGKGTSPLSGWLTEVDKGGGVLLWLGVHIIDQVLWMAGSEATRVYGEVYRHTEDGVDQNSAFTIRFANEATANVTCSQNVGGRVGFDYIEVMGTAGRIKSEWPSNVINVVSEKVEAYRHPTLILPPEPRAYVQNMYRDELDAWVQSVGSRTDPPITVDDGVNVLEIISAVFESGRSNLPVTLR is encoded by the coding sequence ATGGCTGACAAGGCAAGAATAGGCATTGTAGGGTGCGGCGACCATCAACAGGGAGCGTTGATGCCCCAACTGGCAACACTTCAGAGCGCGGAGCTTGTGGCCTGTGCCGACATAGACGAAGTTGCTGCAGTCACTGCCAGCAACGAATTCGGTTTCGAGAGACCGTACCTCGACTATCAAGACATGCTGGAGACCGAGCAGCTTGACGGCGTGATGATCACTACGCCCCATCACTTGCTCAAGACCGCTGCCATAGACGCCATAGAGTCTGGCTGCAACGTGTTCATCGAAAAGCCGATGGGAGTCAGCGTGGAGGATGCGCTGCAGATACGCGAGGCCGCCAAGAAGGCCGGGGTAAGTGTCATGGTCGGTTACTGCCTTCGATACGCTGAGGGCAGGAGGATCATGAAGTCGCTCATCGATTCGGGCGCCATCGGGGACATCACAACGATCAACGCCGGTAAGGGCACTTCCCCCCTGTCAGGGTGGCTGACGGAGGTGGACAAGGGCGGCGGCGTGCTGCTGTGGCTGGGCGTCCACATTATCGACCAGGTGCTGTGGATGGCGGGGTCGGAGGCGACTCGTGTGTACGGCGAGGTCTATCGCCACACAGAGGATGGCGTGGACCAGAATTCGGCGTTCACCATCCGCTTCGCCAACGAGGCTACGGCAAATGTAACCTGCTCCCAGAACGTGGGTGGACGCGTTGGATTCGACTACATTGAAGTGATGGGCACTGCCGGCCGAATAAAGAGTGAGTGGCCTTCCAACGTCATCAACGTGGTCAGCGAAAAGGTCGAAGCGTACCGTCACCCGACACTTATATTGCCCCCTGAACCGCGAGCATACGTCCAGAATATGTACAGGGACGAGCTGGACGCGTGGGTGCAGTCGGTTGGCTCGCGCACCGATCCGCCAATCACCGTGGACGACGGCGTGAACGTGCTGGAGATAATCAGCGCCGTATTCGAGTCCGGCAGGTCCAACTTGCCGGTCACGCTTCGCTAG